From the Streptomyces sp. Tu 2975 genome, one window contains:
- a CDS encoding pyridoxamine 5'-phosphate oxidase family protein: MTTQEQARSREERRRDTLARLADDKDAWVATASPEGQPCLMPLSFAWHGATLLMCTRRTNPTARNLTPRGEVVVTLGHTRDVVHLEGTAEVVEGSALPAESADAFAAKLRWDPRDRHLWVYLRITPRVVKAWREENELKDRLIMSHGRWLD; the protein is encoded by the coding sequence ATGACGACCCAGGAGCAGGCACGCAGCCGGGAGGAGCGCCGGCGGGACACCCTCGCCCGGCTGGCGGACGACAAGGACGCGTGGGTCGCGACGGCGTCCCCGGAGGGGCAGCCGTGCCTGATGCCGCTGTCGTTCGCGTGGCACGGCGCCACCCTGCTGATGTGCACCCGGCGCACCAATCCCACCGCCCGCAACCTGACGCCTCGGGGCGAGGTCGTCGTGACCCTCGGCCACACCCGCGACGTCGTGCACCTCGAGGGGACCGCCGAGGTCGTCGAGGGCTCGGCACTGCCGGCCGAGTCGGCCGACGCCTTCGCCGCGAAGCTGCGCTGGGACCCGCGGGACCGGCACCTCTGGGTGTATCTGCGGATCACCCCCCGTGTGGTGAAGGCATGGCGCGAGGAGAACGAGCTGAAGGACCGGCTGATCATGAGCCACGGACGCTGGCTGGACTGA
- the holA gene encoding DNA polymerase III subunit delta, whose translation MATKNSTDDPLAPVTLAVGQEDLLLDRAVQQVVAAARAADADTDVRDLTADQLLPGTLAELTSPSLFAERKVVIVRNAQDLSADTVKDVKAYLGAPAEEITLVLLHPGGAKGKGLLDAARKAGAREVGCPKTTKPAERLNFVRSEFRALGRSATPEACQALVDSVGSDLRELASAVSQLTADVEGTVDEAVVGRYYTGRAEASSFNVADRAVEGRAAEALEALRWSLSTGVAPVLITSALAQGVRAIGKLSSARGGRPADLARELGMPPWKIDRVRQQMRGWTPDGVAMALRAVAEADAGVKGGGDDAEYALEKAVVTIATAARSRR comes from the coding sequence ATGGCCACCAAGAACTCGACCGACGATCCGCTCGCCCCCGTGACTCTCGCCGTGGGCCAGGAGGATCTGCTTCTCGACCGTGCCGTTCAACAGGTGGTGGCGGCGGCGCGGGCCGCCGACGCCGACACGGACGTACGGGACCTCACCGCCGATCAGCTTCTGCCCGGCACACTCGCCGAGCTGACCAGCCCGTCGCTCTTCGCCGAGCGCAAGGTGGTGATCGTGCGCAATGCGCAGGATCTCTCCGCGGACACGGTCAAGGACGTCAAGGCGTATCTCGGCGCTCCCGCCGAGGAGATCACCCTGGTGCTGCTGCACCCCGGCGGGGCCAAGGGCAAGGGCCTGCTGGACGCGGCGCGTAAGGCCGGGGCGCGGGAGGTCGGCTGCCCCAAGACGACCAAGCCCGCCGAGCGGCTGAACTTCGTGCGGTCCGAGTTCCGTGCGCTGGGCAGGTCCGCCACGCCCGAGGCGTGCCAGGCCCTCGTCGACTCCGTCGGGAGCGACCTGCGGGAGCTGGCCTCTGCGGTGTCGCAGCTGACGGCGGACGTCGAGGGCACCGTCGACGAGGCGGTCGTGGGCCGTTACTACACGGGCCGCGCGGAGGCGTCGAGCTTCAACGTCGCCGACCGGGCCGTGGAGGGCCGGGCGGCGGAGGCGCTGGAGGCGCTGCGCTGGTCACTGTCGACGGGCGTCGCGCCCGTGCTGATCACGAGCGCGCTCGCGCAGGGCGTCCGGGCGATCGGCAAGCTGTCCTCCGCGCGCGGCGGCCGGCCGGCCGACCTGGCGCGTGAGCTGGGCATGCCGCCGTGGAAGATCGACCGCGTACGCCAGCAGATGCGCGGCTGGACCCCCGACGGTGTGGCCATGGCCCTCCGCGCGGTGGCCGAGGCCGACGCGGGGGTCAAGGGTGGCGGCGACGACGCGGAGTACGCGTTGGAGAAGGCGGTCGTGACGATCGCGACGGCGGCGCGCTCGCGCCGCTGA
- a CDS encoding DegV family protein, whose translation MSRHVAIVTDSTAYLPPPAMERHGITAVPLTVVLGDQALEEGTEISARSLATALQKRRPVTTSRPSPETFARAYREAAAAGATGIVSLHLSSELSGTHDAAVLAAKDAPVPVRVVDTGMIAMALGFCALAAAEVSEAGGSLDEAVAAAEKRAADTAAYFYVDTLDYLRRGGRIGAAQALLGSALAVKPLLQLVDGRIDMLERVRTASRAIARLEEIAAERAGTAPVDIAVHHLAAPERAAALADRLRHRVPGLADLHVSEVGAVIGAHTGPGLLGVVVSPR comes from the coding sequence ATGTCCCGCCATGTCGCGATCGTCACCGATTCAACGGCCTACCTGCCGCCACCGGCGATGGAACGGCACGGCATCACGGCGGTACCGCTGACCGTCGTACTCGGCGACCAGGCGCTGGAAGAGGGCACCGAGATCTCGGCCCGCTCGCTCGCCACCGCCCTGCAGAAACGGCGCCCGGTCACCACCTCCAGGCCCAGCCCGGAAACGTTCGCTCGGGCCTACCGCGAAGCCGCGGCCGCCGGCGCCACCGGAATCGTCTCGTTGCACCTCTCCTCCGAACTCTCCGGCACCCACGACGCGGCGGTACTGGCGGCCAAGGACGCACCCGTCCCGGTCAGGGTCGTCGACACCGGGATGATCGCCATGGCGCTCGGATTCTGCGCTCTCGCGGCGGCGGAGGTGTCGGAGGCGGGCGGATCGCTGGACGAAGCAGTGGCCGCGGCGGAGAAGCGGGCGGCGGACACCGCCGCGTATTTCTATGTCGACACCCTCGACTACCTGCGCCGCGGCGGGCGGATCGGGGCGGCGCAGGCGCTGCTCGGCTCCGCGCTCGCCGTGAAACCGCTGCTCCAACTGGTCGACGGCCGCATCGACATGCTGGAGCGGGTGCGCACGGCGTCGCGGGCGATCGCACGGCTGGAGGAGATCGCCGCCGAACGGGCCGGCACGGCGCCGGTGGACATCGCGGTGCACCACTTGGCGGCGCCGGAGCGGGCCGCCGCACTCGCGGACCGTCTGCGGCACCGGGTGCCGGGACTGGCCGACCTGCATGTCAGCGAGGTCGGTGCGGTCATCGGGGCGCACACCGGGCCGGGGCTGCTCGGCGTGGTGGTCTCGCCGCGCTGA
- a CDS encoding ComEC/Rec2 family competence protein, translating into MTVLPVHPDADHRPGASGSPPEGPTDLRLVPPALAAWAASAVALGAPGRWTAAGVAACLAAAALLPLWAALSRRRGRRDTAWAAAAQRRNHQATAGVAVSPPEGHRGTTWSTAARRASVRDAAGGAMSRRVPDRDAAGVAVSRPGGGRDTAPGLGGRTAAQAPPARSPRWWRGATALAGVLLCAAAGAASAGLHGADLRRGPLPGLADRQARVTVELTVTSDPRPTRSKAAGDPAAPAAWVLNAEVTRVTVPGGAVTRTRTPVLVIVSPGEADTAWQRLLPSTRLRVGGRLVKPLREDDPFAAVLRADGGPPPVVRPPTGMQRTAGDLRAGLREATDGLAPDARALLPGLVVGDTSRIPADLHAAFEATDLTHLLAVSGSNLTIVLILLIGPPGTALLAERRGLAPLLGITLRGTALLGGALTLAFVVVCRPEPSVLRAAACGLVTLLAIGTGRRRSLVPALAAAALLLVLYDPWLARSYGFLLSVLATGALLTIGPRWSEALQRRRVPARLAEALAATAAAQAVCAPVVAVFAARVSLVAIPCNLVAELAVAPATILGFAALATAPVAIPVAELLARAAGWPAGWIASVARSGAALPGAQTDWPGGWRGGLLLAALTVVLILVARRLTRHPWAVALCALLLVLAVVRPAPLTAKLTGWPPPGWAMVMCDVGQGDAMVLTAGAGAAVVVDAGPDPGLTDRCLSELGVTEVPLVLVTHFHADHVAGLEGVFRGRAVGAVQTTAFEEPRWQATFVRRTAEAAGVPVIHAIPGERRRAGRLTWQVLWPDLSRGAAPEGPNDASVALLVRAAGGLSMLLLGDLEPPSQQRLIRAHPALPAVDVLKVAHHGSAYQEPALLAGARPRLALISCGRDNKYGHPAPRTVAALRARGALVMRTDRDGAIAVTGAGADLRAVARGAG; encoded by the coding sequence ATGACCGTCCTCCCGGTCCACCCCGACGCGGACCACCGGCCGGGCGCGTCCGGCTCCCCTCCGGAAGGCCCGACCGATCTGCGGCTCGTCCCGCCCGCGTTGGCGGCCTGGGCGGCGTCGGCTGTCGCGCTGGGGGCCCCGGGCCGGTGGACGGCGGCCGGCGTGGCTGCATGCCTCGCCGCCGCGGCACTGCTGCCGCTTTGGGCTGCCTTGTCACGGCGCAGAGGCCGGCGGGACACGGCGTGGGCCGCGGCGGCACAGCGCAGAAACCACCAGGCCACGGCAGGCGTTGCGGTGTCCCCGCCCGAGGGTCACCGGGGCACGACGTGGAGTACGGCGGCCCGGCGCGCATCGGTCAGGGACGCGGCAGGGGGTGCGATGTCACGGCGGGTCCCGGACAGGGACGCGGCAGGCGTTGCCGTGTCACGGCCCGGTGGCGGCCGGGACACGGCGCCGGGCCTCGGAGGCAGGACGGCCGCACAAGCTCCCCCGGCCCGTTCGCCGCGGTGGTGGCGGGGCGCCACCGCCCTCGCGGGTGTGTTGCTGTGTGCGGCGGCGGGCGCGGCTTCCGCCGGGCTGCACGGCGCGGACCTCCGCCGTGGGCCGCTGCCCGGTCTGGCCGACCGGCAGGCGCGGGTCACGGTCGAGTTGACCGTCACCTCCGATCCGCGTCCCACCCGCTCCAAGGCCGCGGGCGACCCGGCGGCCCCGGCGGCATGGGTGCTGAACGCCGAGGTGACGCGGGTCACCGTGCCCGGCGGAGCCGTCACCAGGACCCGTACTCCCGTCCTGGTGATCGTCTCCCCCGGCGAAGCGGACACGGCATGGCAGCGCCTCCTGCCCTCCACCCGGCTGAGGGTGGGCGGACGCCTGGTGAAGCCGCTCCGCGAGGACGATCCGTTCGCCGCCGTCCTACGGGCTGACGGCGGCCCTCCGCCGGTCGTCCGCCCGCCGACCGGCATGCAACGCACGGCCGGCGATCTGCGCGCCGGACTTCGCGAGGCCACGGACGGCCTGGCCCCGGACGCCCGTGCGCTGCTGCCGGGGTTGGTCGTCGGGGACACCTCCCGCATTCCCGCCGACCTCCACGCCGCCTTCGAAGCGACGGACCTGACCCACTTGTTGGCCGTGTCCGGGAGCAACCTCACCATCGTGCTGATCCTGCTGATCGGTCCACCGGGCACGGCGCTGCTGGCCGAACGCCGCGGTCTGGCACCACTGCTGGGCATCACTCTGCGCGGCACGGCGCTGCTGGGAGGTGCGCTCACCCTCGCGTTCGTGGTCGTGTGCCGGCCGGAGCCGAGTGTGCTGCGGGCAGCGGCCTGCGGACTTGTCACCCTGCTCGCCATCGGCACGGGCAGGCGCAGGTCCCTCGTACCGGCACTCGCCGCCGCCGCCCTTCTGCTCGTGCTCTACGACCCGTGGCTGGCTCGGAGTTACGGCTTCCTGCTCTCCGTCCTGGCCACCGGCGCCCTTCTCACCATCGGCCCGCGCTGGAGCGAGGCGCTCCAACGGAGGCGGGTACCGGCCCGGCTCGCTGAGGCACTCGCCGCGACGGCGGCGGCGCAGGCGGTGTGCGCACCGGTGGTCGCCGTGTTCGCGGCCAGGGTCAGCCTGGTAGCGATTCCCTGCAACCTCGTCGCCGAACTCGCCGTCGCTCCCGCGACGATCCTGGGATTCGCGGCGCTGGCCACCGCACCCGTGGCCATACCGGTCGCCGAGTTGCTGGCGCGTGCGGCCGGCTGGCCCGCGGGCTGGATCGCGTCGGTGGCCCGCTCGGGAGCGGCTCTGCCCGGCGCCCAGACCGACTGGCCGGGCGGCTGGCGCGGTGGTCTGCTGCTCGCCGCACTGACCGTGGTGCTGATCCTCGTGGCCCGCCGGCTGACACGGCACCCCTGGGCGGTGGCGCTCTGCGCGCTCCTGCTCGTGCTGGCCGTGGTCCGCCCGGCCCCGCTGACCGCGAAACTGACCGGATGGCCCCCACCCGGCTGGGCGATGGTCATGTGCGACGTGGGACAGGGTGATGCCATGGTGCTCACCGCCGGTGCCGGCGCTGCCGTGGTCGTGGACGCGGGACCCGACCCCGGTCTCACCGACCGGTGCCTGAGCGAGCTCGGCGTCACAGAGGTGCCGCTGGTGCTCGTGACCCACTTTCACGCCGACCACGTGGCCGGCCTGGAGGGCGTGTTTCGGGGCAGGGCGGTGGGCGCGGTCCAGACGACCGCGTTCGAAGAGCCGCGCTGGCAGGCCACGTTCGTCCGGCGCACGGCGGAGGCGGCCGGGGTGCCGGTGATCCACGCGATACCGGGGGAGCGGCGCAGGGCGGGGCGGCTCACCTGGCAGGTCCTGTGGCCCGACCTGTCCCGCGGCGCGGCACCGGAAGGGCCGAACGACGCCAGCGTCGCGCTGCTCGTCCGGGCGGCCGGTGGACTGTCCATGCTGCTCCTCGGCGACCTGGAACCGCCGTCCCAGCAACGGCTGATACGGGCGCACCCGGCGCTTCCGGCTGTCGATGTGCTCAAGGTCGCCCACCACGGCTCCGCCTATCAGGAGCCCGCGCTGCTGGCGGGAGCCCGGCCACGGCTGGCGCTCATCTCGTGCGGGAGGGACAACAAGTACGGACATCCGGCGCCCCGCACGGTCGCGGCGTTGCGGGCACGGGGTGCGCTCGTGATGCGTACGGACCGGGACGGTGCGATCGCGGTGACGGGCGCCGGTGCGGACCTGAGGGCGGTGGCACGCGGCGCCGGATGA
- a CDS encoding arylamine N-acetyltransferase, whose protein sequence is MNTLPPTPSAATPSDLSSRDSDSRDTDAYLARIGCARPERADAAALRELQLRHLLSVPFENLSIHLGEPLVLEDGPLLDKVVAARRGGFCYELNGAFAVLLRSLGFGVTLFQARVFGDGGRLGIPYDHMALRVETADGSGPWLADVGFGDHSHHPLLLAERGGQEDPAGTFRVEEAAEGDLDVVRDGRRQFRLDTRPRELPDFEAGAWWHRTSPLSHFTRSLVCSRLTEDGRITLTGRKLVTTVAGERHERLLGGDDAVLAAYREHFGLELDRVPEVRPAAS, encoded by the coding sequence ATGAACACTCTTCCGCCGACCCCGTCCGCCGCGACCCCGTCCGACCTCTCGTCACGGGACTCCGACTCCCGGGACACAGATGCCTACCTCGCCCGCATCGGCTGCGCACGGCCGGAGCGGGCCGACGCCGCAGCGCTGCGGGAACTCCAGCTGCGGCACTTGCTGTCCGTACCGTTCGAGAATCTGTCGATCCATCTCGGTGAGCCCCTCGTCCTGGAGGACGGCCCGCTCCTCGACAAGGTGGTCGCTGCTCGCCGCGGCGGTTTCTGCTACGAACTCAACGGCGCGTTCGCCGTGCTGCTGCGCAGCCTCGGCTTCGGCGTGACCCTGTTCCAGGCCAGGGTCTTCGGCGACGGCGGACGCCTCGGCATCCCCTACGACCACATGGCGCTCCGGGTGGAGACGGCCGACGGCAGCGGCCCCTGGCTGGCCGATGTCGGCTTCGGCGATCACAGCCACCACCCCTTGCTTCTCGCGGAGCGGGGTGGGCAGGAGGACCCTGCGGGCACGTTCCGTGTCGAAGAGGCGGCCGAGGGGGACCTCGACGTGGTCCGGGACGGCAGGCGGCAGTTCCGTCTCGACACCAGGCCGCGTGAGCTGCCGGACTTCGAGGCGGGCGCCTGGTGGCACCGCACCTCGCCCCTCTCGCACTTCACCCGGTCACTGGTGTGCTCCCGGCTCACGGAGGACGGCCGGATCACGCTGACCGGCCGCAAGCTCGTCACGACCGTGGCCGGTGAGCGGCACGAGCGGCTGCTGGGCGGCGACGACGCAGTGCTCGCCGCCTACCGCGAGCACTTCGGCCTGGAGCTCGACCGGGTGCCGGAGGTCCGGCCCGCGGCGTCCTGA
- a CDS encoding ComEA family DNA-binding protein: MPAPVTSGPVTRPPTRPAPRGRRAGAGTGPGRGGRSGRVRSPGRTGLPEPIAWTTDPRAGGYGGAEAGRAAGAGATSPGTDGGTPVPDTRRDDAHGAGADTDAPVTRTDRDASVIRADGDVPVNRTGRQVAGGGPSRFGLAIRDRLPVWVQVRCGLEPKTLAALAVVLVAAAVFAAQHFWVGRPQAVRAPELVQQGSAQPQSVTGPAAGPATEPSPSPGRPPVGPQQAAPIVVDVSGKVRRPGVLELPAGSRVADALEAAGGVKPGTDLTGLNRARVLTDGEQVVVGAPAPPGPGGPRADPAAGPAAGPISLSSATLEQLETLPGVGPVLAQHIVDHRMQNGGFRSIDELRDVNGIGDRRFEDLRNLVRP, encoded by the coding sequence CTGCCGGCGCCGGTGACCTCGGGCCCGGTAACGCGTCCGCCCACACGACCGGCGCCGCGGGGGCGGCGGGCAGGCGCGGGGACCGGCCCCGGCCGCGGCGGCCGTAGCGGGCGGGTGCGGTCCCCAGGGCGGACCGGCCTGCCGGAGCCGATCGCCTGGACGACGGACCCCAGGGCCGGCGGCTACGGAGGGGCCGAGGCCGGAAGAGCGGCCGGGGCCGGAGCGACCTCACCCGGAACCGACGGCGGCACACCCGTCCCGGACACCAGGAGGGACGACGCACATGGGGCAGGTGCCGACACGGACGCCCCTGTTACCCGCACTGACCGGGACGCATCCGTTATCCGCGCTGACGGGGACGTCCCCGTGAACCGCACGGGCAGGCAGGTGGCCGGGGGCGGGCCCTCCCGCTTCGGGCTCGCGATCCGGGACCGGCTGCCGGTGTGGGTGCAGGTGCGGTGCGGGCTCGAGCCCAAGACGCTCGCGGCGCTCGCCGTGGTCCTCGTGGCGGCGGCCGTGTTCGCGGCCCAGCACTTCTGGGTGGGCCGGCCGCAGGCGGTACGGGCGCCGGAGCTGGTCCAGCAGGGTTCGGCCCAGCCGCAGTCCGTGACCGGGCCCGCAGCAGGACCGGCAACCGAGCCGTCACCTTCGCCGGGCCGGCCGCCCGTCGGCCCGCAGCAGGCGGCCCCGATCGTGGTCGACGTGAGCGGCAAGGTGCGCCGGCCCGGAGTGCTCGAACTGCCTGCGGGATCACGGGTGGCCGACGCACTCGAGGCGGCAGGAGGCGTGAAGCCGGGCACCGACCTGACCGGGCTCAACCGGGCGCGGGTATTGACCGACGGCGAACAGGTCGTCGTGGGCGCGCCCGCGCCGCCCGGACCGGGCGGGCCCCGCGCGGATCCTGCCGCCGGACCGGCCGCAGGCCCGATCAGCCTCAGCTCGGCGACCCTGGAGCAGTTGGAGACGCTGCCGGGAGTAGGCCCAGTGCTCGCGCAGCACATCGTCGACCACCGCATGCAGAACGGCGGCTTCCGGTCGATCGACGAGCTGCGTGACGTCAACGGGATCGGCGACCGCCGGTTCGAGGACCTGCGGAACCTGGTGCGGCCATGA